The Sorghum bicolor cultivar BTx623 chromosome 6, Sorghum_bicolor_NCBIv3, whole genome shotgun sequence genome contains the following window.
AGTGCCCACCGAGAAGGAGGCCACGCGCGAGGGTGgtccggagctcggcggcgggCAGCCGGGAGATGGCGTCGATGTAGTAGCCGCGGATGAGACCCAGCAGGAACGGACGCACGGCTCGAGCATCTCGTGTCGTCCTCCGTAGATCAGACTTCGTCTCCTTGGTGACCTGCTGCTGCCGATTCGGAAGAGAGGTTTTGCAATGGGCGGCCCGATCGTAGGAGGACGAACCGGAAGAGGATTCGGAGTGCCCCGAACCCAGATTAGCACggaggcggcgacggcggcggcggctacgaTTACGCCGGCCAGCCATGGCCTAGCTCCTGATTTCGCACGCCTTattattttccttttattttaagccttcttattcttattttcttttattctgcAGATCAGAGTTCTCCTCGGTGACATGCTGCTGTCGATTTGGAACAGGAATCAGGGCCTTTAGCGTGGAAGCGGCGACGACGCCTGCTACGATTTTGCTACGCCGGCCAGCCATGCCCTAGCTCCTTTTGACTCGCCCAGGCTCCTGTCCTCACACCATCAGAACATATGGCACGTTACTGATTTTCCATGACAGTCCATTAACATACGATTAAATTTTAATTAGTACTTGGACTACTTTCAGTCCGGAAGGGGAAGTTCCTGTCAATTATCAGTAACACTGCAGTTTCGATTTTTATTGCCAACGCATAAACATGTTTTGATTAACATGATTGTGCACTGTGCAGGCATGCAAGAGCAGCTCCACAGCTAAATTTTTCAGCTTACCTGCTTGTGAGTTTTTGCGAAGCAAATTTGCATAAGAATCAACAGTACATCATGTTTCCTATATCTGGGAATAGCCGAATGTAGTAATAGTGTCCCATTCGAACATCACAAGGAGCAGGACATTTCCATGCGCCTATCAACCTCATGCACTCATGCTAGGAAATGTAGCATGTCTGTTAATGATAAGTAGGCCCAAAACAAGGGGAACAGAAAACTGGGCGCAGAACCAAACACTACTCTTGTTATTGATTACTATATACATGATCGGAGAAATAGTCTGCATTATCAACCAACTCATGACAACAAGAGAGATAAGCACCACGGTAGCTGCAGTGTTCTATTCTATTTTGAAAAACAACCCAGTAGGTCTACCATCGCACTTGCTTAGTCGCTTCCACCAAGACACCCAAACAATCCCTATGGTTTATCTTCCGGGTTCCAAAGATTAACAGCATGGCACCACTCCTAACAGCCAAACTCAATGATCCGTGCTCTCCCTCCACAAGTAATTTGCAAAAGCCCTGTCTCTATCAGCATCAAAAAAGATAGTCTACATCCAAGGGAATTGGAAAATCATTGCCACAATCGACTTCATCCTCTTGAAATTCACGGCCACCAAGGTATTTATCATAAAAGGGGTGCACCACCTTCTTCCTGTTGCTCTCACAAGCAAAGCAGCAGCCTAAGAAGAATTTGAAAGAAAGGTGAGTAACTGTTGTTTGGTTACAACTTCTCAAGCATGCACTGAAGCAGGAAATGAAATTGAAAAGTGCTCCCTCCATTCCATATTGTAAGTCATTTTGACCTTTTTAGATAGATAAATTTACTATGCATCTAGAAATAGCGTATATCTTAGGTTCATAgcaaaaactatgcacctagaaaagccaaaacgattTACGATTTGGAACAGATGAGTATCATTGAACCATATTTGCACATAGATAAGGATAAAGCATGTTGCTGATATGAATATGTCAAATGAAGAACGATATTAGAATCTGATAAACAATCAAAAGTAGCCATGTGTACTGTCAACAAGTTCATAATCAAATCAATTCTGCAGGCGCACAAAACTGAAGGGCCTAAGGAATGGAATACTAATATAATAAGGCAATATTTAGCAAGCTTGCAATGTGGCTTAATTCAAGTGAGGACAGGGGAAGTATATATCATATTCAAGGGAATTATTTGTAGCTGGAAAATGATGGTACTGGAAGCTACTAGTGGAACGAGTCAATCAGTAGACAGCAGAGCATTTGACTCAGCTGCTTCAAAGTAAGCCTGAAATATGGGAGGAACACACCAGAAAATATGCTAATTGGTGAGTGAATACTTGGATCAGAAAAGTTTTCAGTTGTTCAGTGAAGCAAGCAGACAACACTTCACTGTGGACACTCTGGACAAAGAAAGGATATTTCATCTGTAAAATAGATGCACCCTGGCTAATTGACATTTCAAACTAAAGAGGACCAAGAACATCAACATTTGTACGAACAGCAAATGCTCCTTGAAAGTAAAAAACTTGAATAAAGCATAcccaataaataaaaatataaactgtCACCCAGTCAGGCAGTCACAAATACTTGACGCTTTAGACAATGTCCAGTCAAACTCAAGAAAATTAAATGTCTAGCACAAAACGTTATGTGTACTAAAGTCATCAAAATAGTTTTCATACTGTTTCTTTTTTATAGATGTATTCCAAAAGAATTATTGGTCCATGCTAGGTTTTGGAGAATGTGTTCTCCAAAACATTATGACTGGAGCGGGTATATGAAGTAGTGATATGGGTATGTACAATAAAAGGAACACCAAATGTTTAAGGCAGCAGAGAAACACCAAGAATCATATTTATCCCTCTGCAAAAACAATAAGGGAGCAACTTGTACAGAAATTATCATCCAAATAAGGTGATGACCAAAATTGCATTATGGTGATTGACTGACAATAAAGAAGCCCCGGATGGAGCATTGCATTATGTGGCAGTTCTCCTATCTGAATGGTTGCTTTCAACTCTGGTAAGGATAATGAATACTTATTTGGGCATAACAGTAACTAAATAAAAGAATAATATAATAAATCAAGTTCATGCTGGTAGTTGCCTGCCATGCTTCACACAGATACAACATTGTGTTCCATTCATGTAAACACGAATCAAAAATTGAATTGTTTCACAGAGGAGGGGGCATACCAATGTCTGTGACTGGATCAACTGGCACGCATAGGTGGATATCAGTCTCATCACAAGAAAGAATAACTGCCTCAGTGAAGAAGAGCACAGGAGTGCCTACTCGAGAACCAGAGCCGTCGTGGCACGCCAGGAAATTGATGTGGTAGCAGTTCTTTAGTCCCTCCTCCTTTAGCAGATTAGAGCCACACACGGAATGAAGCGTCAGCTGTTGACCAGACCGTTGAGTGTATTCTTGAAGTGCCATGTTGGCAACATTGACCATCTGTTTTCCTATGCCCTTGAATTGCTGCCTCTGAGATGCAATACAGTCAAGGACTCGTGCGCTTAGCATGAGAGGCGCCACAAAAGGTCCATTTGGTGATGACGGCATCAGCACTTTGGAGAGGTAGTTGATGTGCCGAGTTGCGAGCGCATGCTTCATGATCAAGAGCTGAACAATGTTGTGTTGCCCGTTGATAGAAGGTAACGCTGATGATGCGAAGTCAGTAAAGGCTGTGGGATCGGGGTGTTGTGCAACCAAGGCGGCCAGATGAAAAGCGGCATGGCCCTGAGACGCGACGACACGCAGCGCGCTTGATTTGCTGACCCCGTTTGCCAGTGCGAGGGCAGCGGTGATGTCAGCGCTAGAGAAGAGCCGCCACAGAGTATCACCGTTGGAGAGGGAGGGGCACAGGTGGCGGAGGGCGGCCACGAGCCCGTCGAGAGAGCGGTGGCAGATACGGGCAATGCCGTCGGTGCTGAGCAGTGCGTTGGCCTCATCTTCGTTGTCGATGCCGGCGGGCCGCCGGACGGGAAAGGCGGTGCCGTACCAGATGGAGTTGACGACGATGTTGTGGACGGGGTGGAGTGGACCGAAGCAGTGGCCACCGACGAAGAGGCCCCGCGCGAGGCCGGTGGTCCTCCTGAACTCGGTTGGGGGCAACCGCGAGATGGCGTCGAGGTAGAAGCGGTGGATCATGTCCAGCAGCCTCCGCCTCATGGCCCTCTTGTCCGACTGAGTCCAAgcctcatcgtcgtcgtcgtcctggaGCGGTTGAAACCCAGAGAGAGGGGATTTGTGATGGGAGGTGGCCGGGTCGGTGGATGTACCGGAAGGGAAAGAGGACAAGGATGTCGGGTCCGTGTCGGTCGGCGAGTCTTCGGCAGGCGTCGCCGCCACCTTAGCGACCCGGCCGGAGGGGCGTCTACGCCGGCGAGCCATAGGAGCGGAGATGTGGAAGCTGCAATTGGGAATTTGGGACGATTTCGATTTCGGCTTTCGTACCGGGGAGAGGCAGTGGGGGCTGCCCTAGGCTATTTGGGCATGTTTGGAATTGGAACGATGAAAATTTTATCTG
Protein-coding sequences here:
- the LOC8074718 gene encoding uncharacterized protein LOC8074718, whose protein sequence is MARRRRRPSGRVAKVAATPAEDSPTDTDPTSLSSFPSGTSTDPATSHHKSPLSGFQPLQDDDDDEAWTQSDKRAMRRRLLDMIHRFYLDAISRLPPTEFRRTTGLARGLFVGGHCFGPLHPVHNIVVNSIWYGTAFPVRRPAGIDNEDEANALLSTDGIARICHRSLDGLVAALRHLCPSLSNGDTLWRLFSSADITAALALANGVSKSSALRVVASQGHAAFHLAALVAQHPDPTAFTDFASSALPSINGQHNIVQLLIMKHALATRHINYLSKVLMPSSPNGPFVAPLMLSARVLDCIASQRQQFKGIGKQMVNVANMALQEYTQRSGQQLTLHSVCGSNLLKEEGLKNCYHINFLACHDGSGSRVGTPVLFFTEAVILSCDETDIHLCVPVDPVTDIGCCFACESNRKKVVHPFYDKYLGGREFQEDEVDCGNDFPIPLDVDYLF